One window from the genome of Pseudobdellovibrionaceae bacterium encodes:
- the tig gene encoding trigger factor, whose translation MKSTIEASEGLKRKLKIVVDQENVKAAFEKQFEKIRGEVTLKGFRKGKAPLSQIKSMYKEQATRNVVEQLVQDNYMSALQDHNLQPINYPKIDLDQIEEDKGFSFTAELEVRPEVDLKKYEGLEIEKEEVTVDESRIDDVINQILNSRAERTPLLEERPVQSGDFTDINFEGFLSDGSPLANGAANNFILEIGSNSFIPGFEDGIVGMTIGSEKTVSLTFPEDYHATEIAGAKVDFKVTLNKILKKSLPELTDEFAQSLGDEKIKTVKDLKQQIKKDIERSESSRLEQKLQEEVLKKLVEANPVDAPESLVLEQKENLKQNTTQTLKQQGMDDQGVTDYLKKWDAEFTQNASDIIKSSFIVDAIAEKENLIPTVKDVENRLAELAQGAGMPVEEVRKFYNEPGKLDSLRYRLLETKVIDFVIAKANVKSVPAKTAE comes from the coding sequence ATGAAGTCTACGATTGAAGCCTCTGAGGGCCTAAAGCGAAAACTTAAAATTGTTGTTGACCAAGAGAACGTGAAAGCCGCTTTCGAAAAGCAATTTGAAAAGATTAGAGGCGAAGTCACTTTAAAGGGCTTCAGAAAAGGAAAAGCACCTCTTAGCCAAATCAAGAGCATGTATAAAGAACAGGCCACACGCAATGTTGTGGAGCAACTAGTTCAAGACAACTATATGTCAGCATTACAAGACCACAATCTTCAACCCATCAACTATCCAAAGATTGATCTAGATCAAATCGAAGAAGATAAGGGCTTTTCATTTACTGCTGAATTAGAAGTGCGCCCCGAGGTTGATCTTAAAAAATATGAAGGCTTAGAGATCGAAAAAGAAGAAGTCACCGTTGATGAATCCAGAATCGACGATGTGATCAACCAAATCTTAAATTCACGCGCAGAGAGAACTCCTCTTTTAGAAGAGCGTCCCGTTCAATCTGGTGATTTCACTGACATCAACTTTGAAGGTTTTTTAAGTGACGGAAGTCCACTGGCAAATGGCGCTGCGAACAACTTCATTCTTGAAATTGGCAGCAACTCCTTCATCCCTGGATTTGAAGATGGCATTGTTGGTATGACAATCGGATCCGAGAAGACTGTATCTTTGACCTTCCCAGAAGATTACCACGCTACTGAAATTGCTGGTGCCAAAGTAGATTTTAAAGTGACTTTAAATAAAATTCTAAAAAAATCACTGCCTGAACTGACAGATGAATTTGCTCAAAGTTTAGGTGATGAAAAAATCAAGACTGTTAAAGATTTAAAACAACAGATTAAAAAAGATATCGAACGCAGCGAGAGTTCTCGTCTTGAACAGAAGCTTCAAGAAGAGGTTTTAAAGAAACTGGTTGAAGCCAACCCCGTTGATGCTCCTGAGTCTTTAGTTTTAGAACAAAAAGAAAATCTAAAACAAAATACAACTCAAACTCTTAAGCAGCAGGGCATGGACGATCAAGGTGTGACCGATTACCTAAAAAAATGGGACGCCGAATTTACACAAAATGCTTCAGACATCATCAAGTCTTCCTTCATTGTTGATGCTATTGCTGAAAAAGAAAACTTAATCCCCACTGTAAAAGACGTTGAAAACCGACTTGCCGAGCTTGCTCAAGGTGCGGGAATGCCTGTGGAAGAAGTACGCAAGTTTTATAACGAACCAGGAAAACTGGATTCTTTAAGATACAGACTGCTTGAAACTAAGGTGATTGACTTTGTTATCGCCAAAGCCAACGTAAAAAGCGTACCTGCAAAAACAGCAGAATAA
- a CDS encoding AAA family ATPase: MGKIHFFTGKGGVGKSTLALSKALQLARGGQKTLLVEFSQFNTMSRHLGRGVGFVPVKWQEHLDVASWTGEDCLREYVRHSVKIRFIFDMFFKAKATNALIKAAPALKEISFLGYITSHLRGVEPRLHYDHIVVDAPATGHFISCLQVPRALLEIASVGPMGQHCRGIIEVLKNPEWVHVYTVFMPEPLVLNEQKELQHKLREQFQITPKVLLNRSLYGKGIQKIAIKTSDLGFAEGQFIEVLKQNLELETSMAQSHLSQNSFPESFKLNFVDVAEELSEEHLWDVKHERD, translated from the coding sequence ATGGGAAAAATTCACTTTTTTACAGGCAAAGGCGGGGTGGGAAAGTCCACTCTAGCGCTCTCTAAGGCTTTACAGCTTGCAAGAGGCGGGCAGAAGACCCTTTTGGTGGAGTTTTCCCAGTTTAATACTATGAGTCGTCACCTGGGCCGAGGGGTGGGGTTTGTACCTGTGAAGTGGCAAGAGCACTTGGATGTGGCGTCGTGGACTGGGGAAGACTGCCTGCGGGAGTATGTGCGCCACTCGGTCAAAATTCGATTTATTTTTGACATGTTCTTTAAAGCCAAAGCCACCAATGCCTTGATCAAGGCGGCCCCCGCCTTAAAGGAAATTTCTTTTTTGGGCTACATCACCAGCCACCTACGAGGGGTGGAGCCTAGGCTGCATTATGATCATATTGTTGTTGATGCTCCTGCTACAGGGCACTTTATCAGTTGCCTGCAGGTGCCAAGAGCACTGCTTGAAATTGCCTCTGTGGGTCCTATGGGACAGCATTGTCGTGGCATCATTGAGGTGCTTAAAAATCCAGAGTGGGTCCATGTCTACACGGTATTTATGCCCGAGCCTTTGGTTCTCAATGAACAAAAAGAACTTCAGCACAAACTCCGAGAGCAGTTTCAAATTACCCCCAAAGTACTTTTAAATAGGTCGTTATACGGGAAGGGCATTCAAAAGATTGCGATCAAGACCAGTGATTTAGGGTTTGCCGAGGGGCAATTCATTGAAGTTCTAAAACAAAATTTAGAGTTAGAAACATCAATGGCGCAAAGTCACCTCTCTCAAAATTCCTTTCCTGAATCTTTTAAGTTGAATTTTGTGGATGTGGCTGAAGAGCTCTCTGAAGAGCATTTATGGGATGTGAAACATGAGCGAGATTAA
- a CDS encoding AAA family ATPase codes for MSEIKAHVIVGGGGVGKTTLVTNLSLHSALKGQRTLAMTFDPSLRLKDLLTEEVTDQTQNLEVFLIDPAQIFEHLLGQIHPEEARAFKNNRLFGYLLEGIVGLQEFTSLYYLVEMMKSQKYDVIYVDTPPFQNALEFFYAPEKFRKLFESKILRLFIESENENFITHFIKSSSRMALKTLQSLTGLEFFKQLLDFIRILETVRPTVLNTLNEIEKGFKTGSVLVDYISAYGIENVIQADDFLSELKGIDLQVKRYYVSKFMGRGLGHILERQGLEMAEPLRQFLQKKTAESQIVEKHLQDLSNKHKVSIIRVPYFNSSMKPKEIAKKWDEHTG; via the coding sequence ATGAGCGAGATTAAAGCCCACGTCATAGTTGGCGGAGGAGGCGTGGGCAAAACCACTCTTGTGACCAACCTCTCTTTGCATTCTGCTCTTAAGGGTCAAAGGACATTGGCGATGACTTTTGATCCTTCGTTGCGACTCAAGGATCTGCTTACGGAAGAGGTGACGGATCAGACACAAAACCTAGAGGTCTTTTTAATTGATCCTGCGCAAATATTTGAGCACCTCTTAGGGCAGATCCATCCCGAAGAGGCCAGAGCTTTTAAAAACAACAGGCTCTTTGGGTATCTGCTTGAGGGCATTGTGGGTTTACAAGAATTCACCTCACTTTACTATTTGGTTGAGATGATGAAGTCACAAAAGTACGATGTGATTTATGTGGATACGCCACCTTTTCAAAATGCCTTAGAGTTCTTTTACGCCCCAGAAAAATTTAGAAAGCTCTTTGAGAGTAAGATATTGAGACTCTTTATCGAGTCTGAAAATGAAAACTTCATCACACATTTTATTAAATCTTCGAGCCGTATGGCCCTAAAGACTTTGCAAAGTTTAACGGGGCTAGAGTTTTTTAAACAACTCTTAGACTTTATACGTATTCTAGAAACTGTACGACCTACGGTACTAAACACTTTAAATGAAATAGAAAAAGGGTTTAAAACAGGCTCCGTTCTTGTGGATTATATCAGTGCCTATGGAATAGAAAATGTAATCCAAGCTGATGACTTTCTGTCTGAACTTAAAGGTATAGATTTGCAGGTCAAACGTTATTACGTCAGTAAGTTTATGGGACGGGGATTGGGACACATCCTAGAGCGACAGGGTTTGGAAATGGCTGAGCCCTTACGTCAGTTTTTGCAAAAAAAGACGGCAGAGTCTCAGATCGTTGAAAAGCACCTGCAAGATTTGTCGAACAAGCATAAGGTGAGTATAATTAGAGTTCCATACTTTAACTCAAGTATGAAACCTAAAGAGATCGCAAAGAAGTGGGATGAGCATACGGGGTAA
- a CDS encoding EI24 domain-containing protein → MSTQGLKFRMGFTTLFRGFKEIFSDLKIFLYTLIPVLISAVVVFVLFKYGWELSSQWAERIITDYIPSYLLKASWVSKTIYWIINVVFKFMVILVLTYFSFIFIQLVSIPFYSLICERILFKRGVFPDRPFRISTWIRVTIRMFVVSIVRMCIFLVIWILVFIVSLIPGLQFISIFYSALMVGMDSLDYTVEIYEMSLGRRIGLYIENFAYFSAVGLVLLPFLLVPGLILLLLPVTVVGMSVQFAETMGRQEYEKLIA, encoded by the coding sequence ATGAGCACACAAGGGCTTAAATTCAGAATGGGCTTCACGACTTTATTTCGTGGATTCAAAGAGATATTCAGTGATCTTAAAATATTTCTCTACACACTCATTCCTGTTTTGATCTCAGCTGTTGTAGTTTTTGTTTTGTTTAAATATGGGTGGGAACTTAGTTCGCAGTGGGCCGAGAGGATCATCACCGACTATATTCCCAGTTATTTATTGAAGGCATCATGGGTTTCTAAGACCATCTATTGGATCATCAATGTGGTATTTAAATTTATGGTGATTCTAGTGCTGACGTACTTTAGTTTTATTTTCATCCAGTTGGTTTCTATTCCCTTTTACAGTTTGATCTGTGAGAGAATTTTATTTAAACGCGGGGTTTTTCCAGACCGTCCCTTTAGAATTTCCACTTGGATCAGAGTCACCATAAGAATGTTTGTGGTTTCGATTGTCAGGATGTGTATCTTTCTTGTGATATGGATTTTAGTTTTTATTGTGTCCCTTATTCCTGGGTTGCAGTTTATAAGTATTTTTTATTCCGCACTTATGGTGGGGATGGATAGCCTAGATTACACAGTGGAAATTTACGAGATGTCTTTAGGGCGTCGGATTGGTTTGTATATTGAAAACTTTGCTTATTTCTCTGCGGTAGGTTTGGTTTTGCTTCCCTTCTTGCTAGTGCCAGGGCTAATTTTATTGCTATTGCCAGTCACTGTGGTAGGAATGAGCGTACAATTTGCCGAAACCATGGGAAGGCAGGAATATGAAAAACTTATTGCATGA
- the gshA gene encoding glutamate--cysteine ligase — MKNLLHEKIVSRYDALLDWYATQVKECSLPFYTSFDIRDSGYKIAPVDANLYPAGFNNICQADKDSSYELVEAYIKQRYGSAVQNIGLLTEEHTNNPYYWDNVYWIQALLTEAGYAVTLLLPKVIAEPLTFTSASGYTLTVNPFDVKSQGGVKNYKGEPLDLIISNNDFSTAYDSWVKDTKVKINPPLEMGWHSRRKVDFFNHYNQLAAHFAELIDVPPVLLTIETQAYDNFSISEEASLLGLKDKAESMFELLEQKYKEHNIKQTPYLFIKNSSGTYGLGVIEIKSPEDILSWNYKSRKKMKAAKGGGGIGAVILQEGIPTIVKDAESTAEPAIYMVGDRLAGGFLRVNERKGPDENLNAPGAVFSRLCVSDLEFNHQGRLMENVYGWIARLSVLAVGREFQNKGIELCANR, encoded by the coding sequence ATGAAAAACTTATTGCATGAAAAGATCGTCAGTAGATACGATGCTCTATTAGATTGGTATGCAACTCAAGTCAAAGAGTGCTCGCTTCCCTTTTATACAAGTTTTGATATTCGCGATTCGGGTTACAAGATTGCGCCTGTAGATGCGAACCTTTACCCTGCAGGATTTAATAACATCTGTCAGGCTGATAAAGACAGTTCGTATGAATTGGTAGAGGCTTACATCAAACAACGTTATGGGTCGGCGGTGCAAAATATAGGTTTACTGACAGAAGAGCACACGAATAACCCTTACTATTGGGACAATGTGTACTGGATTCAGGCTTTGTTGACTGAAGCGGGTTACGCAGTGACATTGCTGTTGCCGAAGGTGATTGCTGAACCTCTGACCTTCACTTCGGCTTCAGGTTATACACTTACAGTGAACCCTTTTGATGTGAAGTCTCAAGGTGGGGTTAAAAATTATAAAGGTGAACCTCTAGATCTGATCATCAGTAACAATGATTTTTCTACCGCTTATGATAGCTGGGTTAAAGACACCAAGGTCAAGATCAACCCACCTCTTGAAATGGGTTGGCACAGTCGCAGAAAAGTGGATTTCTTTAATCATTATAATCAGCTTGCTGCACACTTTGCGGAACTCATTGATGTTCCACCTGTGCTGCTTACGATTGAAACTCAGGCCTATGACAATTTTTCGATTTCAGAAGAAGCCAGTCTTCTGGGCTTAAAGGACAAAGCCGAAAGTATGTTTGAACTTTTGGAACAAAAGTACAAAGAGCACAACATCAAACAAACTCCCTATCTTTTTATTAAGAATAGTTCTGGGACATACGGACTGGGTGTGATTGAAATCAAATCGCCCGAGGACATTTTATCTTGGAACTACAAATCACGTAAAAAAATGAAGGCCGCTAAAGGTGGTGGTGGTATTGGGGCTGTGATTTTACAAGAGGGGATTCCCACCATTGTGAAAGATGCCGAAAGCACGGCAGAGCCTGCCATCTATATGGTTGGTGATCGTTTAGCGGGTGGATTTTTAAGAGTGAATGAACGCAAGGGTCCTGATGAAAATTTAAATGCGCCAGGGGCTGTGTTTTCCCGTCTTTGTGTTTCTGACCTTGAGTTCAATCATCAAGGGCGTTTAATGGAAAACGTTTACGGATGGATTGCCCGTTTGAGCGTGCTCGCCGTTGGTCGAGAGTTTCAAAATAAAGGTATAGAACTTTGCGCAAACCGCTGA